In Cyprinus carpio isolate SPL01 chromosome B16, ASM1834038v1, whole genome shotgun sequence, the following are encoded in one genomic region:
- the LOC109080436 gene encoding PHD finger protein 20-like protein 1 isoform X3 — translation MSKKPPNRPGITFEVGARVEAQDYLQKWYPSRIEKIDYDEGKMLVHFDRWSHRYDEWILWDSNRVRPLERPALRKEGLKEEEVSERLSEMRASRLRELPEGTESTEDQKDLPQQRQELRDGEEVLARWTDCRYYPAKIESINKEGIYTVQFYDGVIRCVKRIHIKSMPEDAKGQDWIALVKAASAAAKNKGGNRPRTSANSNKDREDRREQRSDEELEDDEDDDVESESEKLAELDSEEEDSKPAAEELEPATAKRRRKRQVNLCSSKRTRLSKGAGFADTESECKAESKELPVTSQQKASGAEASPADERSQSVSCQKTPASLSSPSLCKSRSRRLKHDSGESTTSSQNTTAAPEPSPSPSSTHTLPDSTHTVPANSLQRRRRSQRLATSSDQAYPSSPHIKDSSTHPPPPPPPPPDDSQKAVEDSSTAVKTEAPPQKPASGSPSTAPPTSIAQSPICEKDKLTDVLSSNQTTLEGNSPSVVAAACQKVPSRNPKANKHAREPIINTKKSDDPTAPNETIIDLDHNKFKCKVPGCSKAFRKAKLLDYHLKYYHNTEKEMDSEVCSPERVGRTRATSASMPTSTLSDMSDNKRRRTVSTSSSLSSQGFMLQMDSSGCARPPKFCKKKRSSASVSSDSTEVSLPPPNFDNLHDKIIKKEKHLDGLCIKTERKFKLEDKCQLFVKKRDKDRRDRKEKDIFRIKQKKKKKKKKKSKLHCYSDLDEMSLAYLDRPSSPIHRSSSSAFKHSTFQYPRAILSVDLTGENLSDIDFLEDSTTESLLFSGDEYNQDLDSITMEDFQDEDDHGANEIVRCICEMDEENGFMIQCEECMCWQHSVCMGLLEDSIPDHYICYICRDPPGQRWSAKFRHNKDWLQKGHMYGLSFLTENYSHQNAKKIVSTHQLLADVYSVKNLLHGLQLKMDILQNKHNPSLHLWARSWVNSDEDQPMGGVPDCLHFREHLNQNSSPETYITSEHSYQKPPGTGLEHTRDEQGMQMASQFNRKEEEVSSAIALSGCVNDSNMGSMEQARNCLQWQMNLLTHIEDVQNQLSGRMDLIEKELDVLESWLDFTGELEPPEPLARLPQLKCRIKQLLTDLGKVQQMSTLCSV, via the exons ATGAGCAAGAAACCTCCAAATCGACCAGGGATCACTTTTGAGGTTGGTGCCAGGGTTGAGGCCCAAGACTACCTGCAAAAATG GTACCCTTCACGTATCGAAAAGATTGATTACGATGAAGGAAAGATGCTTGTGCATTTTGACCGTTGGAGCCATAGGTACGATGAATGGATTCTCTGGGACAGCAACAGAGTTCGACCATTAGAGAGGCCGGCGCTTCGCAAAGAGGGTCTCAAAGAAGAGGAGGTGTCT GAGAGACTCAGCGAGATGAGAGCATCTCGCCTTCGTGAGCTTCCTGAAGGTACAGAGAGCACAGAGGACCAAAAAGACTTACCCCAGCAGAGACAA gaATTGAGAGATGGTGAGGAGGTGCTTGCCCGATGGACAGATTGCCGCTACTACCCTGCCAAGATTGAAAGTATCAACAAGGAAG gCATTTACACTGTACAATTTTATGATGGGGTCATTCGCTGTGTGAAAAGAATCCATATCAAGTCCATGCCAGAAGATGCAAAAGGACAA GACTGGATCGCTCTGGTGAAGGCTGCTTCAGCTGCAGCCAAGAATAAAGGAGGGAACAGACCACGTACCAGCGCCAACAGCAACAAGGACCGAGAGGACAGGAGGGAACAGCGGTCAGATGAAGAGCTTGAGGATGACGAAGATGATGATGTTGAGAGTGAATCAGAGAAACTTG CAGAACTGGACTCGGAAGAGGAGGACAGTAAGCCAGCTGCTGAAGAGCTCGAACCTGCTACAGCAAAAAGGAGGCGCAAAAGACAAGTCAACTTGTGCAGCAGTAAAAGGACACGTCTCAGCAAGGGGGCAG GATTTGCTGACACTGAGTCTGAATGCAAAGCAGAGTCAAAAGAGCTTCCAGTGACATCACAGCAG AAAGCGTCAGGTGCAGAGGCTAGTCCAGCTGATGAGAGATCCCAGTCCGTCAGTTGTCAAAAAACCCCAGCATCCCTCTCTAGCCCATCCCTGTGCAAGTCTCGCTCAAGAAGACTCAAACATGACTCGGGAGAGTCCACCACTAGCAGTCAGAACACAACTGCAGCCCCCGAACCCAGTCCTTCACCCAGTTCAACACACACCCTCCCAGACAGTACACATACAG TCCCTGCCAACTCTCTTCAGAGAAGGAGACGATCTCAGCGTCTAGCAACAAGCTCTGACCAGGCTTATCCCTCTTCACCACACATAAAGGATTCTAGCActcaccctcctcctcctcctcctcctccaccagaTGACTCTCAAAAAGCTG ttgaagaCAGCAGCACTGCAGTTAAAACAGAAGCTCCTCCACAAAAGCCAGCTTCAGGAAGCCCATCCACAGCTCCTCCTACTAGCATTGCTCAGTCACCAATCTGTGAGAAGGACAAGCTGACTGACGTGTTGTCCAGTAATCAAACAACACTTGAAGGGAACTCGCCTTCTGTAGTGGCAG CTGCATGTCAGAAAGTCCCTTCCAGGAATCCTAAAGCCAACAAACATGCCAGAGAGCCAA TTATTAATACCAAGAAGTCTGATGACCCCACTGCTCCCAATGAGACTATAATAGACCTGGACCATAATAAATTTAAGTGTAAAGTCCCTGGCTGCTCTAAAGCATTCCGGAAAGCAAAACTGCTGGACTATCACCTGAAGTACTATCATAACACTGAGAAAGAAATGGACAGCGAGGTCTGTTCACCAGAGAGGGTGGGCCGCACTAGGGCCACATCTGCTTCCATGCCTACAAGCACCTTGTCAGATATGTCAGATAACAAGAGACGCAGGACCGTCTCTACTTCTTCCT CTCTGTCCTCTCAGGGCTTCATGCTTCAAATGGACAGCTCTGGCTGTGCGAGGCCTCCTAAGTTCTGTAAGAAGAAACGTTCTTCTGCTTCTGTCAGTTCAGACAGTACAGAGGTCTCCCTACCACCTCCCAACTTTGATAATCTCCACGACAAGATTATCAAGAAAGAAAAGCACCTAGATG GGCTTTGTATAAAGACAGAGCGGAAATTCAAACTGGAGGATAAATGTCAGTTGTTTG tGAAAAAGAGGGATAAAGACAGAAGGGACAGGAAAGAGAAGGACATTTTCAGaattaaacagaagaaaaagaaaaaaaagaagaagaaatcaaaACTGCACT GTTACTCAGATCTGGATGAGATGTCGTTGGCTTATTTGGATAGGCCGTCTTCCCCAATACATCGTTCTTCCTCTAGTGCCTTCAAGCACAGCACCTTCCAATACCCTCGTGCCATACTGTCCGTCGACCTCACCGGGGAGA ACCTATCAGATATCGACTTCCTGGAAGACTCGACCACTGAGAGTTTGCTGTTCAGTGGAGATGAGTATAACCAGGATCTAGACTCGATCACTATGGAGGACTTCCAGGATGAGGATGATCATGGTGCCAATGAAATCGTTCGTTGCATCTGTGAGATGGATGAAGAAAACGGCTTTATGATTCAG tgtgaggagtgtatgtgcTGGCAGCACAGTGTGTGTATGGGACTTTTGGAGGACAGCATCCCTGATCACTACATATGTTACATCTGCAGAGACCCTCCAG GTCAGAGGTGGAGTGCTAAATTCCGCCACAATAAAGACTGGCTCCAAAAGGGCCACATGTATGGCCTTTCCTTCCTCACAGAGAACTACTCGCATCAGAACGCCAAGAAGATTGTGTCCACTCACCAGCTGCTGGCTGATGTTTACAGTGTTAAAAACTTGCTTCATGGCCTTCAGCTGAAGATGGATATTTTACA gaacaaACACAACCCAAGTTTGCACTTGTGGGCCCGTTCTTGGGTGAACTCTGATGAGGACCAGCCTATGGGTGGCGTTCCAGACTGCCTACATTTCAGAGAGCACCTCAACCAGAACTCAAGCCCTGAAACTTATATTACCAGTGAGCACAGCTACCAGAAACCTCCCGGTACAGGCCTCGAACATACAAGGGATGAGCAGGGGATGCAAATGGCCTCTCAGTTTAACCGAAAGGAAGAAGAG GTGAGCAGCGCCATTGCTCTGTCTGGCTGTGTGAATGACAGCAATATGGGCTCCATGGAGCAGGCCAGGAACTGTCTGCAATGGCAGATGAACCTGCTTACACACATAGAGGATGTTCAGAACCAGCTGTCTGGCCGTATGGACCTTATTGAGAAAGAGCTTGATG TGCTCGAGAGTTGGTTGGACTTCACAGGAGAATTGGAGCCCCCTGAACCCCTGGCCCGACTCCCACAGCTCAAGTGCCGTATCAAACAGCTTCTGACGGACCTGGGGAAAGTGCAGCAGATGAGCACCCTCTGCTCTGTGTGA
- the LOC109080436 gene encoding PHD finger protein 20-like protein 1 isoform X4, whose protein sequence is MSKKPPNRPGITFEVGARVEAQDYLQKWYPSRIEKIDYDEGKMLVHFDRWSHRYDEWILWDSNRVRPLERPALRKEGLKEEEVSERLSEMRASRLRELPEGTESTEDQKDLPQQRQELRDGEEVLARWTDCRYYPAKIESINKEGIYTVQFYDGVIRCVKRIHIKSMPEDAKGQKDWIALVKAASAAAKNKGGNRPRTSANSNKDREDRREQRSDEELEDDEDDDVESESEKLELDSEEEDSKPAAEELEPATAKRRRKRQVNLCSSKRTRLSKGAGFADTESECKAESKELPVTSQQKASGAEASPADERSQSVSCQKTPASLSSPSLCKSRSRRLKHDSGESTTSSQNTTAAPEPSPSPSSTHTLPDSTHTVPANSLQRRRRSQRLATSSDQAYPSSPHIKDSSTHPPPPPPPPPDDSQKAVEDSSTAVKTEAPPQKPASGSPSTAPPTSIAQSPICEKDKLTDVLSSNQTTLEGNSPSVVAAACQKVPSRNPKANKHAREPIINTKKSDDPTAPNETIIDLDHNKFKCKVPGCSKAFRKAKLLDYHLKYYHNTEKEMDSEVCSPERVGRTRATSASMPTSTLSDMSDNKRRRTVSTSSSLSSQGFMLQMDSSGCARPPKFCKKKRSSASVSSDSTEVSLPPPNFDNLHDKIIKKEKHLDGLCIKTERKFKLEDKCQLFVKKRDKDRRDRKEKDIFRIKQKKKKKKKKKSKLHCYSDLDEMSLAYLDRPSSPIHRSSSSAFKHSTFQYPRAILSVDLTGENLSDIDFLEDSTTESLLFSGDEYNQDLDSITMEDFQDEDDHGANEIVRCICEMDEENGFMIQCEECMCWQHSVCMGLLEDSIPDHYICYICRDPPGQRWSAKFRHNKDWLQKGHMYGLSFLTENYSHQNAKKIVSTHQLLADVYSVKNLLHGLQLKMDILQNKHNPSLHLWARSWVNSDEDQPMGGVPDCLHFREHLNQNSSPETYITSEHSYQKPPGTGLEHTRDEQGMQMASQFNRKEEEVSSAIALSGCVNDSNMGSMEQARNCLQWQMNLLTHIEDVQNQLSGRMDLIEKELDVLESWLDFTGELEPPEPLARLPQLKCRIKQLLTDLGKVQQMSTLCSV, encoded by the exons ATGAGCAAGAAACCTCCAAATCGACCAGGGATCACTTTTGAGGTTGGTGCCAGGGTTGAGGCCCAAGACTACCTGCAAAAATG GTACCCTTCACGTATCGAAAAGATTGATTACGATGAAGGAAAGATGCTTGTGCATTTTGACCGTTGGAGCCATAGGTACGATGAATGGATTCTCTGGGACAGCAACAGAGTTCGACCATTAGAGAGGCCGGCGCTTCGCAAAGAGGGTCTCAAAGAAGAGGAGGTGTCT GAGAGACTCAGCGAGATGAGAGCATCTCGCCTTCGTGAGCTTCCTGAAGGTACAGAGAGCACAGAGGACCAAAAAGACTTACCCCAGCAGAGACAA gaATTGAGAGATGGTGAGGAGGTGCTTGCCCGATGGACAGATTGCCGCTACTACCCTGCCAAGATTGAAAGTATCAACAAGGAAG gCATTTACACTGTACAATTTTATGATGGGGTCATTCGCTGTGTGAAAAGAATCCATATCAAGTCCATGCCAGAAGATGCAAAAGGACAA aAG GACTGGATCGCTCTGGTGAAGGCTGCTTCAGCTGCAGCCAAGAATAAAGGAGGGAACAGACCACGTACCAGCGCCAACAGCAACAAGGACCGAGAGGACAGGAGGGAACAGCGGTCAGATGAAGAGCTTGAGGATGACGAAGATGATGATGTTGAGAGTGAATCAGAGAAACTTG AACTGGACTCGGAAGAGGAGGACAGTAAGCCAGCTGCTGAAGAGCTCGAACCTGCTACAGCAAAAAGGAGGCGCAAAAGACAAGTCAACTTGTGCAGCAGTAAAAGGACACGTCTCAGCAAGGGGGCAG GATTTGCTGACACTGAGTCTGAATGCAAAGCAGAGTCAAAAGAGCTTCCAGTGACATCACAGCAG AAAGCGTCAGGTGCAGAGGCTAGTCCAGCTGATGAGAGATCCCAGTCCGTCAGTTGTCAAAAAACCCCAGCATCCCTCTCTAGCCCATCCCTGTGCAAGTCTCGCTCAAGAAGACTCAAACATGACTCGGGAGAGTCCACCACTAGCAGTCAGAACACAACTGCAGCCCCCGAACCCAGTCCTTCACCCAGTTCAACACACACCCTCCCAGACAGTACACATACAG TCCCTGCCAACTCTCTTCAGAGAAGGAGACGATCTCAGCGTCTAGCAACAAGCTCTGACCAGGCTTATCCCTCTTCACCACACATAAAGGATTCTAGCActcaccctcctcctcctcctcctcctccaccagaTGACTCTCAAAAAGCTG ttgaagaCAGCAGCACTGCAGTTAAAACAGAAGCTCCTCCACAAAAGCCAGCTTCAGGAAGCCCATCCACAGCTCCTCCTACTAGCATTGCTCAGTCACCAATCTGTGAGAAGGACAAGCTGACTGACGTGTTGTCCAGTAATCAAACAACACTTGAAGGGAACTCGCCTTCTGTAGTGGCAG CTGCATGTCAGAAAGTCCCTTCCAGGAATCCTAAAGCCAACAAACATGCCAGAGAGCCAA TTATTAATACCAAGAAGTCTGATGACCCCACTGCTCCCAATGAGACTATAATAGACCTGGACCATAATAAATTTAAGTGTAAAGTCCCTGGCTGCTCTAAAGCATTCCGGAAAGCAAAACTGCTGGACTATCACCTGAAGTACTATCATAACACTGAGAAAGAAATGGACAGCGAGGTCTGTTCACCAGAGAGGGTGGGCCGCACTAGGGCCACATCTGCTTCCATGCCTACAAGCACCTTGTCAGATATGTCAGATAACAAGAGACGCAGGACCGTCTCTACTTCTTCCT CTCTGTCCTCTCAGGGCTTCATGCTTCAAATGGACAGCTCTGGCTGTGCGAGGCCTCCTAAGTTCTGTAAGAAGAAACGTTCTTCTGCTTCTGTCAGTTCAGACAGTACAGAGGTCTCCCTACCACCTCCCAACTTTGATAATCTCCACGACAAGATTATCAAGAAAGAAAAGCACCTAGATG GGCTTTGTATAAAGACAGAGCGGAAATTCAAACTGGAGGATAAATGTCAGTTGTTTG tGAAAAAGAGGGATAAAGACAGAAGGGACAGGAAAGAGAAGGACATTTTCAGaattaaacagaagaaaaagaaaaaaaagaagaagaaatcaaaACTGCACT GTTACTCAGATCTGGATGAGATGTCGTTGGCTTATTTGGATAGGCCGTCTTCCCCAATACATCGTTCTTCCTCTAGTGCCTTCAAGCACAGCACCTTCCAATACCCTCGTGCCATACTGTCCGTCGACCTCACCGGGGAGA ACCTATCAGATATCGACTTCCTGGAAGACTCGACCACTGAGAGTTTGCTGTTCAGTGGAGATGAGTATAACCAGGATCTAGACTCGATCACTATGGAGGACTTCCAGGATGAGGATGATCATGGTGCCAATGAAATCGTTCGTTGCATCTGTGAGATGGATGAAGAAAACGGCTTTATGATTCAG tgtgaggagtgtatgtgcTGGCAGCACAGTGTGTGTATGGGACTTTTGGAGGACAGCATCCCTGATCACTACATATGTTACATCTGCAGAGACCCTCCAG GTCAGAGGTGGAGTGCTAAATTCCGCCACAATAAAGACTGGCTCCAAAAGGGCCACATGTATGGCCTTTCCTTCCTCACAGAGAACTACTCGCATCAGAACGCCAAGAAGATTGTGTCCACTCACCAGCTGCTGGCTGATGTTTACAGTGTTAAAAACTTGCTTCATGGCCTTCAGCTGAAGATGGATATTTTACA gaacaaACACAACCCAAGTTTGCACTTGTGGGCCCGTTCTTGGGTGAACTCTGATGAGGACCAGCCTATGGGTGGCGTTCCAGACTGCCTACATTTCAGAGAGCACCTCAACCAGAACTCAAGCCCTGAAACTTATATTACCAGTGAGCACAGCTACCAGAAACCTCCCGGTACAGGCCTCGAACATACAAGGGATGAGCAGGGGATGCAAATGGCCTCTCAGTTTAACCGAAAGGAAGAAGAG GTGAGCAGCGCCATTGCTCTGTCTGGCTGTGTGAATGACAGCAATATGGGCTCCATGGAGCAGGCCAGGAACTGTCTGCAATGGCAGATGAACCTGCTTACACACATAGAGGATGTTCAGAACCAGCTGTCTGGCCGTATGGACCTTATTGAGAAAGAGCTTGATG TGCTCGAGAGTTGGTTGGACTTCACAGGAGAATTGGAGCCCCCTGAACCCCTGGCCCGACTCCCACAGCTCAAGTGCCGTATCAAACAGCTTCTGACGGACCTGGGGAAAGTGCAGCAGATGAGCACCCTCTGCTCTGTGTGA
- the LOC109080436 gene encoding PHD finger protein 20-like protein 1 isoform X8, producing MSKKPPNRPGITFEVGARVEAQDYLQKWYPSRIEKIDYDEGKMLVHFDRWSHRYDEWILWDSNRVRPLERPALRKEGLKEEEVSELRDGEEVLARWTDCRYYPAKIESINKEGIYTVQFYDGVIRCVKRIHIKSMPEDAKGQKDWIALVKAASAAAKNKGGNRPRTSANSNKDREDRREQRSDEELEDDEDDDVESESEKLAELDSEEEDSKPAAEELEPATAKRRRKRQVNLCSSKRTRLSKGAGFADTESECKAESKELPVTSQQKASGAEASPADERSQSVSCQKTPASLSSPSLCKSRSRRLKHDSGESTTSSQNTTAAPEPSPSPSSTHTLPDSTHTVPANSLQRRRRSQRLATSSDQAYPSSPHIKDSSTHPPPPPPPPPDDSQKAVEDSSTAVKTEAPPQKPASGSPSTAPPTSIAQSPICEKDKLTDVLSSNQTTLEGNSPSVVAAACQKVPSRNPKANKHAREPIINTKKSDDPTAPNETIIDLDHNKFKCKVPGCSKAFRKAKLLDYHLKYYHNTEKEMDSEVCSPERVGRTRATSASMPTSTLSDMSDNKRRRTVSTSSSLSSQGFMLQMDSSGCARPPKFCKKKRSSASVSSDSTEVSLPPPNFDNLHDKIIKKEKHLDGLCIKTERKFKLEDKCQLFVKKRDKDRRDRKEKDIFRIKQKKKKKKKKKSKLHCYSDLDEMSLAYLDRPSSPIHRSSSSAFKHSTFQYPRAILSVDLTGENLSDIDFLEDSTTESLLFSGDEYNQDLDSITMEDFQDEDDHGANEIVRCICEMDEENGFMIQCEECMCWQHSVCMGLLEDSIPDHYICYICRDPPGQRWSAKFRHNKDWLQKGHMYGLSFLTENYSHQNAKKIVSTHQLLADVYSVKNLLHGLQLKMDILQNKHNPSLHLWARSWVNSDEDQPMGGVPDCLHFREHLNQNSSPETYITSEHSYQKPPGTGLEHTRDEQGMQMASQFNRKEEEVSSAIALSGCVNDSNMGSMEQARNCLQWQMNLLTHIEDVQNQLSGRMDLIEKELDVLESWLDFTGELEPPEPLARLPQLKCRIKQLLTDLGKVQQMSTLCSV from the exons ATGAGCAAGAAACCTCCAAATCGACCAGGGATCACTTTTGAGGTTGGTGCCAGGGTTGAGGCCCAAGACTACCTGCAAAAATG GTACCCTTCACGTATCGAAAAGATTGATTACGATGAAGGAAAGATGCTTGTGCATTTTGACCGTTGGAGCCATAGGTACGATGAATGGATTCTCTGGGACAGCAACAGAGTTCGACCATTAGAGAGGCCGGCGCTTCGCAAAGAGGGTCTCAAAGAAGAGGAGGTGTCT gaATTGAGAGATGGTGAGGAGGTGCTTGCCCGATGGACAGATTGCCGCTACTACCCTGCCAAGATTGAAAGTATCAACAAGGAAG gCATTTACACTGTACAATTTTATGATGGGGTCATTCGCTGTGTGAAAAGAATCCATATCAAGTCCATGCCAGAAGATGCAAAAGGACAA aAG GACTGGATCGCTCTGGTGAAGGCTGCTTCAGCTGCAGCCAAGAATAAAGGAGGGAACAGACCACGTACCAGCGCCAACAGCAACAAGGACCGAGAGGACAGGAGGGAACAGCGGTCAGATGAAGAGCTTGAGGATGACGAAGATGATGATGTTGAGAGTGAATCAGAGAAACTTG CAGAACTGGACTCGGAAGAGGAGGACAGTAAGCCAGCTGCTGAAGAGCTCGAACCTGCTACAGCAAAAAGGAGGCGCAAAAGACAAGTCAACTTGTGCAGCAGTAAAAGGACACGTCTCAGCAAGGGGGCAG GATTTGCTGACACTGAGTCTGAATGCAAAGCAGAGTCAAAAGAGCTTCCAGTGACATCACAGCAG AAAGCGTCAGGTGCAGAGGCTAGTCCAGCTGATGAGAGATCCCAGTCCGTCAGTTGTCAAAAAACCCCAGCATCCCTCTCTAGCCCATCCCTGTGCAAGTCTCGCTCAAGAAGACTCAAACATGACTCGGGAGAGTCCACCACTAGCAGTCAGAACACAACTGCAGCCCCCGAACCCAGTCCTTCACCCAGTTCAACACACACCCTCCCAGACAGTACACATACAG TCCCTGCCAACTCTCTTCAGAGAAGGAGACGATCTCAGCGTCTAGCAACAAGCTCTGACCAGGCTTATCCCTCTTCACCACACATAAAGGATTCTAGCActcaccctcctcctcctcctcctcctccaccagaTGACTCTCAAAAAGCTG ttgaagaCAGCAGCACTGCAGTTAAAACAGAAGCTCCTCCACAAAAGCCAGCTTCAGGAAGCCCATCCACAGCTCCTCCTACTAGCATTGCTCAGTCACCAATCTGTGAGAAGGACAAGCTGACTGACGTGTTGTCCAGTAATCAAACAACACTTGAAGGGAACTCGCCTTCTGTAGTGGCAG CTGCATGTCAGAAAGTCCCTTCCAGGAATCCTAAAGCCAACAAACATGCCAGAGAGCCAA TTATTAATACCAAGAAGTCTGATGACCCCACTGCTCCCAATGAGACTATAATAGACCTGGACCATAATAAATTTAAGTGTAAAGTCCCTGGCTGCTCTAAAGCATTCCGGAAAGCAAAACTGCTGGACTATCACCTGAAGTACTATCATAACACTGAGAAAGAAATGGACAGCGAGGTCTGTTCACCAGAGAGGGTGGGCCGCACTAGGGCCACATCTGCTTCCATGCCTACAAGCACCTTGTCAGATATGTCAGATAACAAGAGACGCAGGACCGTCTCTACTTCTTCCT CTCTGTCCTCTCAGGGCTTCATGCTTCAAATGGACAGCTCTGGCTGTGCGAGGCCTCCTAAGTTCTGTAAGAAGAAACGTTCTTCTGCTTCTGTCAGTTCAGACAGTACAGAGGTCTCCCTACCACCTCCCAACTTTGATAATCTCCACGACAAGATTATCAAGAAAGAAAAGCACCTAGATG GGCTTTGTATAAAGACAGAGCGGAAATTCAAACTGGAGGATAAATGTCAGTTGTTTG tGAAAAAGAGGGATAAAGACAGAAGGGACAGGAAAGAGAAGGACATTTTCAGaattaaacagaagaaaaagaaaaaaaagaagaagaaatcaaaACTGCACT GTTACTCAGATCTGGATGAGATGTCGTTGGCTTATTTGGATAGGCCGTCTTCCCCAATACATCGTTCTTCCTCTAGTGCCTTCAAGCACAGCACCTTCCAATACCCTCGTGCCATACTGTCCGTCGACCTCACCGGGGAGA ACCTATCAGATATCGACTTCCTGGAAGACTCGACCACTGAGAGTTTGCTGTTCAGTGGAGATGAGTATAACCAGGATCTAGACTCGATCACTATGGAGGACTTCCAGGATGAGGATGATCATGGTGCCAATGAAATCGTTCGTTGCATCTGTGAGATGGATGAAGAAAACGGCTTTATGATTCAG tgtgaggagtgtatgtgcTGGCAGCACAGTGTGTGTATGGGACTTTTGGAGGACAGCATCCCTGATCACTACATATGTTACATCTGCAGAGACCCTCCAG GTCAGAGGTGGAGTGCTAAATTCCGCCACAATAAAGACTGGCTCCAAAAGGGCCACATGTATGGCCTTTCCTTCCTCACAGAGAACTACTCGCATCAGAACGCCAAGAAGATTGTGTCCACTCACCAGCTGCTGGCTGATGTTTACAGTGTTAAAAACTTGCTTCATGGCCTTCAGCTGAAGATGGATATTTTACA gaacaaACACAACCCAAGTTTGCACTTGTGGGCCCGTTCTTGGGTGAACTCTGATGAGGACCAGCCTATGGGTGGCGTTCCAGACTGCCTACATTTCAGAGAGCACCTCAACCAGAACTCAAGCCCTGAAACTTATATTACCAGTGAGCACAGCTACCAGAAACCTCCCGGTACAGGCCTCGAACATACAAGGGATGAGCAGGGGATGCAAATGGCCTCTCAGTTTAACCGAAAGGAAGAAGAG GTGAGCAGCGCCATTGCTCTGTCTGGCTGTGTGAATGACAGCAATATGGGCTCCATGGAGCAGGCCAGGAACTGTCTGCAATGGCAGATGAACCTGCTTACACACATAGAGGATGTTCAGAACCAGCTGTCTGGCCGTATGGACCTTATTGAGAAAGAGCTTGATG TGCTCGAGAGTTGGTTGGACTTCACAGGAGAATTGGAGCCCCCTGAACCCCTGGCCCGACTCCCACAGCTCAAGTGCCGTATCAAACAGCTTCTGACGGACCTGGGGAAAGTGCAGCAGATGAGCACCCTCTGCTCTGTGTGA